TCCCTCGACACCGTCGCCGGTATCCGCGTCCCCGACAGCGCGCTGGCCCGCGACATCACCGAGTTCGTCCGCGACGCCGAAAACGACCTGCTCTACCACCATTCCCGACGGGTGTTCTTCTTCGGCGCTTTACAGGGTCTGCGGCGCGGACTGCACCCTGACCTCGAATTGCTCTATGCCGCAGCGATGTTCCACGACATCGGCCTCACCGAGACCTACCGGTCTTCGACCATTCGCTTCGAGGTCGACGGTGCCAACGCGGCACGGGAATTCCTGCTGGCCCGCGGTTTCGGCGAGGCAGGAGTCGACAAGGTCTGGCTCGGCATCGCGCTGCACACCACGCCCGGCGTCCCCGAGTTCTTGGCGCCCGAAGTGGCACTGGTGCAGGCCGGCGTCGAAGTCGACGTGCTCGGGGTCGGGCGGGAACAGTTGGCGCCCGAGGCGCTGACGGCCGTGACCGCCGCGCACCCGCGTCCTCAGTTCAAGCAGGGCATCGTGGCGGCGTTCAACGACGGCATGAAGCACCGCCCGCAGACCACCTTCGGCACGATGAACGACGACGTGCTGGCGCACTTCGATCCCGCATTCACTCGGGTCGACTTCGTGAGCGAGATCCTCAACAACAGCTGGCCGGAGTAGCTAGGCGCTGAGGTTGGCCCCGAACACCTCGCGCATCGTGGTCCAGTGCCGGTCGGCAGCGTCGGCGTCGTACGAGCCGTTGTCCGGCACCGCGAAACCGTGGCCGGCGGCGTAGGTCTCGATCTTGTGCTCGACGCCGGCCGCGGTCAGCGCCTTCTCCAACTGCTCGGCGTGGTCGTCGGTGAACGACGCGTCGTTCTCGGCGCCGCCGACGTAGATGGTGGCCTGGATCTTGTCGGCCCGCAGGTGCGGGCTGTCGGCGCCGTCGGTGACCAGCCCGCCGCCGTGGTACGACGTCGCGGCGGCGACCCGGTCGGGAAGCAGCCCGGCGATGGTCAGCGCCGCGCGACCGCCCATGCAGTAGCCGGTGATGCCGAACTTCGTGCCGCTGACCTCCGGCCGCGAGGCCAGGTAGTCGAAGTAGGCGCCGGCGTCGGACGCCCACTTGTCGGCGGTGATGCTGCCGATGAAGGAGAACAGGCGGTTGCGCTCGCTCTCGTCGCTGAACGCGGTCTTCATGTCGAACGGCGCCCAGTCGCCCTGCCGGTAGTAGACGTCGGGCAGCAGCACGGCGTAGCCGGCATCGGCCAGCTTGGCGGCCATGTCGAAGAAGGTCTGCCGGACTCCGCCGGCGTCGGGAATCATGACGATGCCCGGCCAGGGGCCCTGGCCTTCGGGGGTGAACAGGCGGACCGGGCAGGCGCCATCAGCGGTGGTGACGGTGTCGGTGATGTTCGGCATGCCATCCGTTCTACTCCCCGGGTCTGGACGCTGAGTAGATGGCGTCGACCCGCGGCGCGCATCTTCGGTGCGCTTGCGATCGACGCTAAGGTGAACGCGTGCCGATCCCCACCCCGTACGAAGATCTGCTGCGGCTGGTTCTCGAGCAGGGCACGCCCAAGTCTGACCGCACCGGCACCGGCACCCGCAGCCTGTTCGGTCATCAGATGCGCTTCGACCTGTCCGACGGGTTCCCGCTGATCACCACCAAGAGGGTGCACCTGAAATCGGTGGTCTACGAGCTGCTCTGGTTCCTGCGCGGCGACTCCAACGTCGGCTGGCTGCAGGAGCACGGCGTCTCGATTTGGGACGAATGGGCAGGCGACACAGGCGATCTCGGACCGGTGTACGGCGTGCAGTGGCGCTCGTGGCCCACACCGTCGGGCGACCACGTCGACCAGATCACCGCGGCACTGAACCTGCTCAAAACCGACCCGGATTCGCGACGCATCATCGTGTCGGCCTGGAATGTCGGCGAGATTCCGCAGATGGCGCTGGCGCCGTGTCATGCGCTGTTCCAGTTCTACGTGGCCGACGGCAAGCTCAGCTGCCAGCTCTACCAACGTAGCGCGGACCTGTTCCTCGGCGTGCCGTTCAACATCGCCAGCTACGCGCTGCTGACCCACATGATGGCCGCGCAGGCCGGCTTGGGCGTCGGTGACTTCGTGTGGACCGGCGGCGACTGCCACATCTACGACAACCACGTCGAGCAGGTCACCGAGCAGTTGACCCGCGACGCGCGGCCGTACCCCAAGTTGGTTCTGGCGCAGCGCGATTCGATCTTCGACTACACCTACGACGATATCGTCGTCGAGGACTATCACCCGCATCCGGCGATCAAAGCGCCCGTCGCTGTATGACTGACCTCGGTCTGATCTGGGCGCAGTCGACGTCCGGCGTCATCGGGCGCGACGGCGATATCCCGTGGCAGGTGCCCGAGGACCTGATCCGCTTCAAGGAACTCACCGTCGGCCACACCGTGGTGATGGGACGCCGTACCTGGGACTCGCTGCCGCCGCGGTTCCGGCCGCTCCCGGGACGCAGAAATGTCGTTGTGACTCGCCAGACTGACTTCATGGCAGACGGCGCGACGGTGGTCCATGGCCTCGACGAGGCGCTGACCGATCCCGACACCTGGGTGATCGGCGGCGGTGAGATCTACGCGCTGGCGCTGCCGCAGGCCCGCCGGTGCGAGGTCACCGAAATCGATATCGACCTGCCCCGCGATGACGGTGATGCCGTGGCCCCCGTGCTCGACGAGGAATGGGTCGGCACGCCGGGTGACTGGCAGACCAGCCGCGCGGGCGTGCGATACCGGTTTCACAGCTACCGCCGCGCGTGACGCGCGCCGACGACGATGCAGAGCGTCGCGATGAGGGGGAGCGGCGCAGATGACTCTGCTGAAGGCTTCGCAGGCGCGGCGAATCGCCGTGGCCGCGCAGGGTTTCGTCGAGGCCAAACCCAACGGGACCGTCACCCGGGCGCACGTGCGCCGCTTGATCACTCGGATTCAGGTGCTGCAACTCGACTCGGTGTCGGTCGCGGTGCGAGCGCACTATGCGCCGGTGTTCAGTCGTCTCGGGCCCTACGACCGGGATGTGCTGGACCGGGCCGCGTGGGCGCACAGCGCGCGTTCGCCGCGGCTGCTCGTCGAGTACTGGGCCCACGAGGCCGCGCTGATGGCCGTCGACGACTGGCCGTTGATGCGCTGGCGGATGGGACACTACCGGCACGGCCGCTGGGGCACCCACATCGTGAAGGCCAATCCGAAGCTCGCCGACAGGATCGTGGCCGCCGTCGCCGAACTCGGACCCAGTACGGCGGGACAGATCGAGGCGCACCTGGCGACCGCTCCGCGCGGTCCGCGGGGCGACTGGTGGGGGAGTCGCAGCGACACCAAATGGGTTGCCGAGGCGCTGTTCGCCGCCGGCACGCTGACCACCTCGACCCGGGTCGGGTTTGCGCGGCACTACGACCTGGCCGAGCGGGTGTTGCCGCCCGAGGTGCTGGCCCGCCACGTCTACGAAGACGAGGCGGTGCGGGAGTTGATGCTGCGAGCCGCGAGGGCGCTGGGGATCGCCACCGAGCCCGACCTCCGCGACTACTTCCGGCTGTCGCCGAGCCAGTCGAAACCGGCGCTCGCCCGGTTGGTCGCCGACG
The sequence above is a segment of the Candidatus Mycobacterium wuenschmannii genome. Coding sequences within it:
- a CDS encoding thymidylate synthase — encoded protein: MPIPTPYEDLLRLVLEQGTPKSDRTGTGTRSLFGHQMRFDLSDGFPLITTKRVHLKSVVYELLWFLRGDSNVGWLQEHGVSIWDEWAGDTGDLGPVYGVQWRSWPTPSGDHVDQITAALNLLKTDPDSRRIIVSAWNVGEIPQMALAPCHALFQFYVADGKLSCQLYQRSADLFLGVPFNIASYALLTHMMAAQAGLGVGDFVWTGGDCHIYDNHVEQVTEQLTRDARPYPKLVLAQRDSIFDYTYDDIVVEDYHPHPAIKAPVAV
- a CDS encoding HD domain-containing protein; the encoded protein is MTVESLDTVAGIRVPDSALARDITEFVRDAENDLLYHHSRRVFFFGALQGLRRGLHPDLELLYAAAMFHDIGLTETYRSSTIRFEVDGANAAREFLLARGFGEAGVDKVWLGIALHTTPGVPEFLAPEVALVQAGVEVDVLGVGREQLAPEALTAVTAAHPRPQFKQGIVAAFNDGMKHRPQTTFGTMNDDVLAHFDPAFTRVDFVSEILNNSWPE
- a CDS encoding dienelactone hydrolase family protein, which gives rise to MPNITDTVTTADGACPVRLFTPEGQGPWPGIVMIPDAGGVRQTFFDMAAKLADAGYAVLLPDVYYRQGDWAPFDMKTAFSDESERNRLFSFIGSITADKWASDAGAYFDYLASRPEVSGTKFGITGYCMGGRAALTIAGLLPDRVAAATSYHGGGLVTDGADSPHLRADKIQATIYVGGAENDASFTDDHAEQLEKALTAAGVEHKIETYAAGHGFAVPDNGSYDADAADRHWTTMREVFGANLSA
- a CDS encoding dihydrofolate reductase, with product MTDLGLIWAQSTSGVIGRDGDIPWQVPEDLIRFKELTVGHTVVMGRRTWDSLPPRFRPLPGRRNVVVTRQTDFMADGATVVHGLDEALTDPDTWVIGGGEIYALALPQARRCEVTEIDIDLPRDDGDAVAPVLDEEWVGTPGDWQTSRAGVRYRFHSYRRA
- a CDS encoding winged helix-turn-helix domain-containing protein is translated as MTLLKASQARRIAVAAQGFVEAKPNGTVTRAHVRRLITRIQVLQLDSVSVAVRAHYAPVFSRLGPYDRDVLDRAAWAHSARSPRLLVEYWAHEAALMAVDDWPLMRWRMGHYRHGRWGTHIVKANPKLADRIVAAVAELGPSTAGQIEAHLATAPRGPRGDWWGSRSDTKWVAEALFAAGTLTTSTRVGFARHYDLAERVLPPEVLARHVYEDEAVRELMLRAARALGIATEPDLRDYFRLSPSQSKPALARLVADGQLEPVEVDGWSLPAYLAAGQTIPRRDRGTALLCPFDPLIFFRPRVERLFDFHYRIEIYTPASKRQYGYYVWPFLLDGELVGRVDLKADRSADALHVVGAFAEEGQAPARVAEALAGELRTMAGWLGLSDVTVGRRGDLAGALRSAQGR